A section of the Anabaena cylindrica PCC 7122 genome encodes:
- the rpsR gene encoding 30S ribosomal protein S18, with product MSYYRRRLSPIKPGEPIDYKDVDLLRKFITERGKILPRRISGLTCKQQRELTLAIKRSRIVALLPFINAEG from the coding sequence ATGAGCTACTACCGTCGTCGCCTGTCGCCAATCAAGCCAGGAGAACCAATTGATTATAAAGATGTTGATTTATTACGGAAATTTATCACAGAGCGTGGTAAGATTCTACCCCGGCGGATTAGCGGTCTGACCTGTAAACAACAGCGCGAATTAACATTAGCGATTAAACGCTCTCGGATTGTGGCTTTGTTGCCATTCATCAACGCAGAAGGCTAA
- a CDS encoding RDD family protein produces MTIVKVPQKHYPKAEIIRRGMALGIDILGVWLVSSLLGSNNFGIQFVQICVFILSWLVLRVIVVYNNRGQSLGRWAFDLKILEVEGERIVGRIPQLQALLKREGIICFNALLTSIALTNIIANPTAILLLLPLGIDCGAALSDTQMRQALHDRYAGTIIVSSRRGYSLDLKVKRLVEKLQRSVRR; encoded by the coding sequence ATGACCATCGTTAAAGTACCCCAAAAACACTACCCCAAGGCAGAAATTATCCGTCGAGGCATGGCACTGGGGATAGATATTCTTGGTGTCTGGCTAGTTAGTTCCCTGCTAGGGAGCAATAATTTTGGAATTCAATTTGTCCAAATTTGCGTCTTTATTCTCTCTTGGCTAGTTTTGCGGGTAATAGTGGTGTACAACAATCGTGGACAAAGTTTAGGGCGTTGGGCTTTTGATTTAAAAATCTTAGAAGTCGAAGGTGAAAGAATAGTTGGCAGAATCCCCCAGTTGCAGGCATTATTGAAGCGGGAGGGGATTATTTGCTTTAATGCCTTGCTAACATCTATCGCTTTGACAAATATAATAGCTAATCCCACTGCTATACTGCTATTACTTCCTTTAGGAATTGACTGTGGTGCCGCCTTATCAGATACTCAGATGCGGCAGGCTCTGCACGACCGCTATGCTGGAACTATCATCGTTTCATCACGACGTGGCTATTCGCTAGATTTAAAAGTTAAACGATTAGTTGAAAAATTGCAGCGAAGTGTGAGAAGATAG
- a CDS encoding ribonuclease catalytic domain-containing protein yields MDKGTLVEFRVQGDRRLGVVDRPDGKTRWFVVDERGQSHSLAPRQLTYIVNGQSYQPSEITNFLEQVNPYLDPSSLEVAWELLVDDGETITPGKMANLLFSESEAVHCYAAHCLLSEDKLYFKQKGEAYEPRSAAQIAERKHQIEVETQKAKGQQEFLARVEQALNGESVEWQRPDRQRLETLEKYAALMADIVRMGVNFDSLARAYPPPAPVLETMNMLGRSATPQAAFQLLIDLGWWSSHENLFLRRSSIPVQFPNKVLEVAQQRLDFPPTDLDVNRLDLTHLKVYTIDDESTTEIDDGLSWELLPDGQERLWVHIADPTRWLIPEDELDLEARKRGSTVYLPTGMIPMFPEVLATGPMSLVQGKICCALSFGIVLNQTGSVEDYSIHPTLMKPTYRLTYEDVDEMLELGVEAEPEIAAIANLAKRRKTWRYNQGAISINMPEAMIKVKDDDISIDILDDSSSRQLVAEMMILAGEVAARYGQTHNIPLPFRGQPQPELPPEEELLQLPPGFVRSCAMRRCMPKSEMSITPVRHAGLGLDTYTQATSPIRRYSDLLTHFQLKAHLRGEVLPFSPEQLKEVMMTVTSTTQEVTMVERQTNRYYALEYLRRHPEQVWQITVLMWLREDSNLALILLEDLGLQLPMAFRRSVNLGEQLSVKVSLADPQKDMIQFQEIIYQESQLAN; encoded by the coding sequence GTGGACAAGGGGACGCTAGTTGAATTTAGGGTTCAAGGCGATCGCCGTTTGGGCGTAGTAGATCGTCCAGACGGCAAGACCCGTTGGTTTGTGGTAGATGAACGAGGTCAATCCCACAGCCTCGCGCCTCGACAACTAACTTACATAGTTAACGGGCAAAGTTATCAGCCCTCAGAAATTACCAATTTTTTAGAGCAAGTCAACCCTTATCTAGATCCATCTAGCTTGGAAGTGGCTTGGGAACTATTAGTAGACGACGGGGAAACTATCACCCCTGGAAAAATGGCAAATCTGCTATTTTCCGAATCAGAAGCAGTTCATTGTTATGCAGCTCATTGCTTGTTATCAGAAGACAAACTCTATTTCAAGCAGAAAGGAGAAGCTTATGAACCTCGCAGTGCGGCACAAATAGCAGAACGTAAACATCAAATTGAAGTAGAGACGCAAAAAGCTAAGGGACAACAGGAATTTTTAGCGCGTGTAGAACAGGCACTCAATGGTGAAAGTGTAGAATGGCAACGACCGGATCGCCAGCGCTTAGAAACACTGGAAAAATATGCAGCCCTAATGGCGGACATCGTGCGAATGGGAGTAAATTTTGACTCTTTAGCTCGTGCGTATCCGCCTCCAGCCCCAGTATTAGAAACCATGAATATGCTGGGACGTTCTGCTACTCCCCAGGCTGCTTTTCAACTATTGATCGACTTGGGTTGGTGGAGTTCCCATGAAAACCTGTTCCTGCGTCGTTCTTCAATTCCCGTTCAGTTCCCCAATAAGGTATTAGAAGTGGCGCAACAACGCTTAGATTTCCCACCAACTGACTTGGATGTAAATCGCCTGGATCTAACTCATCTGAAAGTATACACCATTGATGATGAAAGTACTACAGAAATAGATGATGGTCTGAGTTGGGAATTGCTACCAGATGGACAGGAACGGCTATGGGTGCATATTGCTGACCCCACCCGGTGGTTAATACCAGAAGATGAGTTAGATTTAGAAGCCAGAAAGCGGGGTAGTACTGTTTATTTGCCTACGGGGATGATTCCCATGTTCCCAGAGGTATTAGCAACAGGCCCGATGAGTTTGGTACAGGGGAAAATTTGTTGCGCCCTCAGTTTTGGGATAGTTTTAAATCAAACGGGATCTGTAGAAGATTATTCTATTCATCCCACCTTGATGAAGCCTACTTATCGCCTCACCTATGAAGATGTGGATGAGATGTTGGAATTAGGGGTAGAAGCAGAACCAGAAATTGCTGCGATCGCTAATTTAGCAAAACGGCGTAAAACTTGGCGATATAACCAAGGAGCCATCAGCATCAATATGCCAGAAGCAATGATCAAAGTCAAAGATGATGACATCAGCATTGACATTTTAGATGATTCCTCATCTCGGCAATTGGTAGCAGAAATGATGATTCTCGCTGGGGAAGTAGCCGCACGTTATGGACAAACACATAACATCCCCTTGCCTTTTCGTGGTCAACCCCAACCAGAACTGCCACCAGAAGAAGAATTACTGCAACTTCCCCCTGGTTTTGTCCGTTCCTGCGCCATGCGTCGTTGTATGCCCAAAAGTGAAATGAGCATCACACCCGTACGTCATGCTGGTTTGGGCTTAGATACATACACCCAAGCAACTTCCCCTATTCGTCGTTACAGTGACCTCCTCACCCACTTCCAACTCAAAGCCCATTTGCGTGGCGAAGTTTTGCCCTTCTCCCCTGAACAGCTAAAAGAAGTGATGATGACAGTCACCAGTACCACCCAGGAAGTAACAATGGTGGAACGACAAACAAACAGATATTATGCTCTAGAATATTTACGCCGTCATCCCGAACAAGTATGGCAAATCACAGTTTTGATGTGGCTGCGGGAAGATAGCAACTTGGCATTAATTCTCTTAGAAGATTTAGGCTTGCAATTGCCAATGGCTTTTAGGCGTTCTGTTAATTTGGGTGAACAGTTGTCCGTTAAAGTTAGTCTCGCTGATCCGCAAAAAGATATGATCCAATTTCAAGAAATAATTTATCAAGAATCTCAATTAGCAAATTAG
- the rpmG gene encoding 50S ribosomal protein L33: MAKSKGARIIVTLECTECRTNPDKRSAGVSRYTSTKNRRNTTGRLELKKFCTHCNKHTVHKEIK; encoded by the coding sequence ATGGCTAAGAGTAAAGGTGCCCGCATAATAGTGACACTAGAATGCACCGAGTGTCGTACAAACCCTGACAAACGTTCTGCTGGCGTTTCTCGCTACACCAGCACCAAGAACCGTCGGAACACCACTGGTCGCTTAGAACTGAAAAAGTTCTGCACCCACTGCAACAAACACACTGTTCATAAGGAAATCAAGTAA